A single genomic interval of Thermus antranikianii DSM 12462 harbors:
- a CDS encoding cytochrome C oxidase subunit IV family protein yields the protein MNHGTEIHRGEQHQPIGTYLAVWGLLFLLSTLSYLLDYFKVEPVSLRRFLITAFALLKAGLIVAYFMHLRFERVGLVYAILLPPLLLLALVAILLPEGQYVATVRHFFLGGP from the coding sequence TCGGGGGGAACAGCACCAGCCCATCGGTACCTATCTAGCGGTCTGGGGACTCCTCTTTCTCCTCAGCACCCTGTCCTACCTCCTGGACTACTTCAAGGTGGAACCCGTGAGCTTACGGCGCTTCCTCATCACCGCCTTTGCCCTCCTCAAAGCGGGGCTTATCGTGGCCTACTTCATGCACCTGCGCTTTGAGCGTGTGGGCCTGGTCTACGCCATCCTTTTGCCTCCCCTTCTCCTCCTGGCCCTGGTGGCCATCTTGCTCCCCGAGGGGCAGTATGTGGCGACGGTGCGGCATTTCTTCCTTGGCGGCCCTTAG
- the ctaD gene encoding cytochrome c oxidase subunit I: protein MAIATKPKAGFWAILWDLLTTVDHKKIGLLYTATAFFAFALAGVFSLLIRAQLAVPNNNLLTGEQYNQILTLHGATMLFFFIIQAGLTGFGNFVVPLMLGARDVALPRVNAFSYWAFLGAIILALMSYLFPGGAPSVGWTFYYPFSVQSGSGVDFYMAAILLLGFSSLLGNANFIATIYNLRAQGMSMWKMPMYVWSVFAASVLNLFALAGLTAATLLVLLDRKVGLTWFNPEIGGDPILFQQFFWFYSHPTVYVMLLPYLGILAEVASTFARKPLFGYKQMVWAQMGIVVLGTMVWAHHMFTVGESTIFQIAFAFFTALIAVPTGVKLFNLIGTLWGGHLQMKTPLLWVLGFIFNFLLGGITGVMLSMVPLDYHFQDSYFVVAHFHNVLMAGSGFGAFAGLYYWWPKMTGRMYDERLGRLHFWLFLVGYLTVFLPQYALGFLGMPRRYYTYNADIAGWPELNLISTIGAFILGLGGLVWIYVMWKSLRSGEKAPDNPWGGYTLEWLTSSPPKAHNFDVVLPKDFPSERPLYDWAKKGVELKPEDPSHIHLPNSSFWPFYSAATLFAFFVSVAALPVPNVWMWVFLALFAYGLIRWALEDEYSHPVEHHTLSGKSNAWMGMAWFMVSEVGLFAILIAGYLYLRLTGAAVPPEERPALWLALLNTFFLVSSSFTVHFAHHDLRRGRFSPFRFGLLVTIILGVLFFLVQSYEFYEFHRHSSWQENLWTATFFTIVGLHGLHVVIGGFGLILAYLQALRGKVSQHHHGTLEAASMYWHLVDAVWLVIVTIFYVW from the coding sequence ATGGCCATCGCAACCAAGCCAAAAGCCGGTTTCTGGGCGATCCTTTGGGATCTCCTGACCACGGTAGACCATAAGAAGATCGGGCTCTTGTACACGGCCACCGCCTTCTTCGCCTTCGCTTTGGCCGGGGTATTTTCCCTCCTGATCCGGGCGCAGCTGGCGGTGCCCAACAACAACCTCCTTACGGGGGAGCAGTACAACCAGATTCTCACCCTGCACGGGGCCACCATGCTCTTCTTCTTCATCATCCAGGCCGGGCTCACCGGCTTTGGGAACTTCGTGGTGCCCCTGATGCTAGGGGCCAGGGATGTGGCCCTGCCCCGGGTGAACGCCTTCAGCTACTGGGCTTTTCTGGGAGCCATCATCCTGGCCCTGATGAGCTACCTCTTCCCCGGTGGAGCTCCCAGCGTGGGCTGGACCTTCTACTACCCCTTCTCCGTGCAGTCGGGTAGCGGGGTGGACTTCTACATGGCCGCCATCCTGCTCCTGGGCTTCTCCAGCCTCTTGGGCAACGCTAACTTCATCGCCACCATCTACAACCTAAGGGCCCAGGGGATGAGCATGTGGAAGATGCCCATGTACGTGTGGAGCGTCTTCGCCGCCAGCGTTCTCAACCTCTTTGCCTTGGCGGGTCTTACTGCGGCTACCCTGCTGGTTCTCTTGGACCGCAAGGTGGGCCTTACCTGGTTTAATCCCGAGATCGGGGGTGACCCGATACTCTTTCAACAGTTCTTCTGGTTCTACTCTCACCCCACGGTGTATGTGATGCTCCTGCCTTACCTCGGCATCCTGGCGGAAGTAGCCTCTACCTTTGCCCGTAAGCCCCTTTTCGGCTACAAGCAAATGGTCTGGGCCCAGATGGGCATCGTGGTGCTGGGGACCATGGTCTGGGCCCACCACATGTTCACCGTGGGGGAGTCCACCATCTTCCAGATCGCCTTCGCCTTCTTCACCGCCCTCATCGCCGTGCCCACAGGGGTGAAGCTCTTCAACTTGATCGGCACCCTTTGGGGTGGGCACCTGCAGATGAAGACTCCCCTCCTTTGGGTGCTGGGCTTCATCTTCAACTTCCTCCTGGGTGGCATTACCGGGGTTATGCTCTCCATGGTCCCCCTGGACTACCACTTCCAGGACTCCTACTTCGTGGTGGCCCACTTCCACAACGTGCTGATGGCGGGCTCGGGCTTTGGGGCCTTCGCTGGTCTTTACTACTGGTGGCCCAAGATGACGGGCCGCATGTACGACGAGCGCCTGGGGCGGCTCCACTTCTGGCTCTTCCTGGTGGGCTACCTGACGGTCTTCCTACCCCAGTACGCCCTGGGCTTCCTGGGGATGCCCCGCCGGTACTACACCTACAATGCGGACATCGCCGGCTGGCCGGAGCTTAACCTGATCTCCACCATTGGGGCCTTCATCCTGGGCCTCGGGGGTCTGGTCTGGATCTACGTTATGTGGAAGAGCCTGCGCTCCGGGGAGAAGGCTCCGGATAACCCCTGGGGTGGCTACACCCTGGAGTGGCTCACCAGCTCCCCGCCCAAGGCCCATAACTTTGACGTGGTCCTGCCCAAGGACTTCCCCTCTGAGCGGCCTCTCTACGACTGGGCCAAGAAGGGGGTGGAGCTGAAGCCCGAAGACCCCAGCCACATCCACCTGCCCAATAGCTCCTTCTGGCCCTTTTACTCCGCCGCTACCCTCTTCGCCTTCTTCGTTTCCGTGGCAGCCTTGCCCGTGCCCAACGTGTGGATGTGGGTCTTCCTGGCCCTCTTCGCCTACGGCCTTATCCGCTGGGCCCTCGAGGACGAGTACAGCCACCCGGTGGAGCACCACACCCTTTCCGGCAAGTCCAACGCCTGGATGGGGATGGCCTGGTTCATGGTTTCGGAAGTGGGCCTCTTCGCCATCCTCATCGCCGGCTACCTCTACCTGCGCCTCACCGGGGCGGCGGTACCCCCGGAGGAACGGCCTGCCCTTTGGCTTGCCCTCCTCAACACCTTCTTCCTGGTGAGCTCCTCCTTCACCGTGCACTTTGCCCACCACGACCTGAGGCGTGGCCGGTTCAGCCCCTTCCGCTTTGGCCTTTTGGTCACCATCATCCTGGGTGTCCTCTTCTTCCTGGTGCAGTCCTACGAGTTCTACGAATTCCACCGCCACTCCAGCTGGCAGGAGAATCTGTGGACCGCCACCTTCTTCACCATCGTGGGCCTCCACGGCCTGCACGTGGTCATCGGGGGCTTTGGCCTGATCCTGGCCTACCTGCAAGCCCTAAGGGGTAAGGTCAGCCAGCACCACCACGGTACCCTCGAGGCGGCCAGCATGTACTGGCACCTGGTGGATGCGGTCTGGCTGGTAATCGTCACCATCTTCTACGTTTGGTAA